In one window of Dokdonia sp. PRO95 DNA:
- a CDS encoding TonB-dependent receptor: MSFLSKITLFVALIISSFCVAQSRATIEGVVTDNFGVLPGTTISIEGYNKSTQTDINGAFSFQVDEGEYVLSASFVMYNVLYKTVVVKAGETQKVNFKLETGFSVDEPISLGTRSDPVSSFQNTASVDIISPQQITNSSQIELSQILHYLSPSFYSTRQTISDGTDHIDPATLRGLGTDQVLVLINGKRRHNSSLLNVNGTIGRGAVGTDFNAIPLSAIERIEILRDGATSQYGSDAIAGVINIILKNQTNAVTLNNLLKINEEGDGLTQFAGANFGMKLGKEGFLNITGEYRKREATNRAGNYTGRVYVDNEEEDNALIAQNNFFDQTGYSDRQVMQIGNAETQNLAIHFNGEIKVSDSAQVYLHGGRNYREGKSAGFYRFPKDEDRVITDLFPNGFSPEILTDIQDDAVTLGLKGSKHNWGIDFSHTIGMNALDYTINNSNNASLGIASPTTFYAGGFLYSQNTSNLDLSKSFDWRSGLNFSFGAELRVENYQIGAGEEASYVNGGSVFTSSDGLEEPRIAGAQVFPGIQPENELNKFRTNSSFYVDIEANINDKWLLQLAARNELYNDFGSQVIWKVASRYKLNDNTSLRGGIATGFRAPSLHQVFFQNISTQFIDGNILQVGTFNNESALTAQAFNVDRLSPELSNHYSIGLSSKISSNFSLALDYYYIAIKDRIVLSGLISDGYEEILEPFGVGAAQFFTNAIDTDTQGVDVALVYKNNIGNGNLESSLGFNINSTTVGEDIRVPIAFEGAEEVIFSREEIGRLEKGQPKYKLSWRSFYDIEKFKIHFNNTLFGPVEYFHPDDGNSDNWVLNDFTGNIESRDQKFSAKVLTDFSLHYQLHSRVSAAIGGNNIFNVYPDKHTHSSNTSNGNFTYSRRVGQFGVQGRNYFVSLSLSL; this comes from the coding sequence ATGTCTTTCTTATCAAAGATTACCTTGTTTGTTGCGCTTATAATATCATCTTTTTGTGTTGCTCAATCTAGAGCAACTATAGAAGGAGTGGTTACGGATAATTTTGGGGTATTGCCAGGTACAACCATAAGTATAGAGGGTTATAATAAGTCCACACAAACAGATATTAATGGAGCATTCTCATTTCAAGTAGATGAAGGAGAATACGTCTTATCGGCGAGTTTTGTAATGTACAATGTACTTTATAAAACAGTCGTGGTAAAAGCTGGTGAAACACAAAAAGTAAATTTTAAACTTGAAACCGGTTTCTCTGTAGATGAGCCTATATCATTAGGTACAAGATCTGATCCTGTTTCTTCATTTCAGAACACGGCTTCTGTTGATATTATATCACCACAGCAAATTACAAACTCTTCTCAAATAGAGTTAAGTCAAATTTTACACTACCTCTCACCATCATTTTATTCGACTAGACAAACAATTTCAGATGGTACAGACCACATTGATCCAGCTACTTTACGAGGATTAGGTACAGATCAAGTTCTTGTGCTTATCAATGGAAAAAGAAGACACAATAGCTCGTTATTAAATGTAAATGGTACCATAGGTCGAGGTGCCGTAGGTACAGATTTTAATGCTATTCCCTTAAGTGCTATAGAACGTATTGAGATACTAAGAGATGGAGCGACTTCTCAATACGGATCTGATGCGATTGCAGGAGTTATTAACATCATCCTTAAAAACCAAACTAATGCTGTCACCTTAAATAATTTATTAAAAATTAATGAGGAGGGTGATGGGCTAACTCAATTTGCAGGTGCAAATTTTGGCATGAAGCTAGGTAAGGAGGGATTTTTAAATATTACGGGTGAATACAGAAAACGAGAAGCTACCAATAGAGCAGGTAATTATACGGGACGTGTTTATGTGGATAACGAAGAAGAGGATAATGCACTTATAGCTCAGAATAATTTTTTTGATCAAACAGGCTATTCAGATAGGCAAGTAATGCAGATAGGTAATGCCGAAACTCAGAATCTAGCTATCCATTTTAATGGGGAAATTAAGGTTTCAGATAGTGCTCAGGTGTATCTTCATGGTGGAAGAAATTATCGAGAAGGAAAATCAGCTGGTTTTTATAGATTTCCTAAAGATGAAGACCGCGTAATTACAGATTTATTTCCTAATGGATTTTCTCCAGAGATCTTAACAGATATTCAAGATGACGCAGTCACACTTGGTCTTAAAGGAAGCAAGCATAATTGGGGTATAGATTTTAGCCACACCATCGGGATGAATGCTCTTGATTATACTATTAATAACTCGAATAATGCGTCTTTAGGAATTGCATCACCTACCACTTTTTATGCAGGAGGCTTTTTGTATAGTCAGAATACATCAAACTTAGATCTTTCAAAATCTTTCGATTGGAGGTCAGGTCTTAATTTCTCTTTCGGAGCCGAGTTAAGAGTAGAGAATTATCAGATAGGCGCAGGTGAAGAGGCGTCATACGTTAATGGAGGTAGTGTCTTTACGAGTAGTGATGGGCTTGAGGAACCTAGAATTGCAGGGGCACAAGTGTTTCCTGGAATTCAACCAGAAAATGAACTTAATAAATTTAGAACAAACAGCTCTTTCTATGTAGATATTGAGGCAAACATTAATGATAAATGGCTTTTACAACTTGCCGCTAGAAATGAACTTTACAATGATTTTGGGAGTCAAGTGATTTGGAAAGTGGCTTCTCGCTATAAGTTAAATGATAATACAAGTTTGCGAGGTGGTATTGCTACAGGATTTAGAGCCCCATCCTTACATCAGGTGTTTTTTCAAAATATAAGTACGCAGTTTATTGACGGCAACATTTTGCAGGTAGGTACCTTTAATAATGAAAGTGCTCTTACCGCTCAAGCTTTTAATGTAGATAGGCTAAGTCCAGAATTATCAAATCACTACAGCATAGGTTTAAGCAGTAAGATTAGTTCAAATTTTTCGCTTGCGCTTGACTATTACTATATAGCCATTAAGGATAGAATCGTACTCTCAGGACTCATATCTGATGGATATGAAGAAATTCTTGAGCCGTTTGGAGTTGGGGCGGCTCAGTTTTTTACAAATGCAATTGATACAGACACTCAAGGTGTAGACGTTGCATTAGTTTATAAGAACAATATAGGCAATGGTAATCTAGAAAGTTCTTTAGGTTTCAATATCAATAGCACGACCGTAGGTGAAGATATAAGAGTACCCATCGCTTTTGAGGGAGCGGAAGAAGTCATTTTTAGTAGAGAAGAAATTGGCAGGCTGGAGAAAGGACAGCCTAAGTATAAACTGAGTTGGAGAAGCTTTTATGATATTGAAAAATTTAAAATTCACTTCAATAACACCTTGTTTGGACCTGTAGAATATTTCCATCCAGATGATGGAAATAGCGATAATTGGGTTTTAAATGACTTTACAGGAAATATAGAGTCCCGAGATCAAAAGTTTTCGGCTAAGGTTCTCACAGATTTCTCACTTCATTATCAGCTTCACTCACGAGTGAGTGCGGCTATAGGTGGTAATAATATTTTTAATGTATATCCAGATAAGCATACACATTCGTCTAATACTAGTAACGGTAATTTTACTTATAGTAGACGAGTAGGGCAGTTTGGTGTACAAGGTAGAAACTATTTTGTGAGTTTATCTTTAAGCTTATAA
- a CDS encoding response regulator, translated as MTYKALIIDDSKPITFFNKIILERSLRFSEILVAVNGQEAIEILETGFNPDIIFLDLNMPIMNGWEFLDKYHQVNSRASQIIMLLGTTLSHEDQDRLNNYDCVKGIRAKMLSNTTLEEIINNTLAVELKP; from the coding sequence TTGACTTATAAAGCTTTAATAATAGATGACAGCAAACCAATAACCTTCTTCAATAAAATAATTTTAGAGAGGTCTTTACGTTTTTCTGAAATTTTAGTAGCTGTAAATGGTCAAGAGGCAATAGAGATATTAGAAACTGGATTTAATCCCGATATTATTTTTTTAGATCTTAATATGCCTATTATGAATGGTTGGGAATTTTTAGATAAGTACCATCAAGTTAATAGCAGAGCTAGTCAAATTATAATGCTTTTAGGAACTACGTTATCACATGAAGATCAGGATAGATTGAATAATTATGATTGCGTTAAAGGAATAAGAGCAAAGATGCTTTCTAATACTACCCTAGAAGAAATAATCAATAACACATTAGCCGTTGAGCTAAAACCGTAA
- a CDS encoding response regulator: MMKVLLIDDDKAVNFFNQHVVIKHNSFEHIKTVQSGQEGLAFLSKVKLGEAPKPDLIFLDINMPAMNGWEFLDEYEKMCSDFRKDIKVIILSSSSNPEHVNKTIQNYKVIDFINKPLSFDILDNVLKVYNNLLSSCVQNNPLI, from the coding sequence ATGATGAAAGTCCTCCTTATAGACGACGATAAAGCCGTTAATTTCTTTAATCAGCACGTCGTTATTAAGCATAACTCCTTTGAGCACATTAAAACTGTACAAAGCGGTCAAGAAGGGCTCGCATTTCTATCTAAAGTTAAACTAGGCGAAGCACCTAAGCCAGATCTCATTTTCTTAGACATAAACATGCCGGCAATGAACGGCTGGGAATTCTTAGACGAATACGAGAAGATGTGCTCAGATTTTCGAAAAGATATTAAAGTAATTATTCTCTCCAGTTCCTCAAACCCAGAGCACGTAAATAAAACAATTCAAAATTATAAGGTTATTGATTTTATTAATAAACCATTATCCTTCGACATACTAGATAATGTATTGAAAGTCTATAACAATCTACTATCTAGCTGTGTCCAGAATAATCCACTCATTTGA
- a CDS encoding cupin-like domain-containing protein: MQLQEITRVHTITKKEFLRDYVKPQKPVVIEHLIDDWKAYDKWNLAYIKDIAGDKEVPLYDDRPVKHDEGFNQAHATMSMSAYVDLLKKEPTNYRIFLYNLMKEVPSLKDDFKFPKIGLRLLKQIPMLFFGGEGSKVFMHHDIDWANILHFHFEGKKQCVLFPPSETPHLYKVPYSLITREDINFDDPDYDKFPNLKKAKGFICHLNHGETLYMPEGYWHYMKYETPGFSMSLRALPRKMSNLRKALYNVFYMRHYDNFMRRRKGQAWIDEKNERAML, from the coding sequence ATGCAGTTACAAGAAATCACAAGAGTACATACTATAACCAAAAAGGAATTTTTACGTGATTACGTAAAGCCGCAAAAACCCGTGGTTATAGAGCACCTTATAGATGACTGGAAGGCTTATGATAAATGGAACCTCGCCTATATAAAAGATATAGCTGGAGATAAGGAGGTGCCGCTCTATGATGATAGACCCGTAAAACACGACGAGGGTTTTAACCAGGCGCACGCTACAATGAGTATGAGTGCATATGTAGACTTACTCAAAAAGGAGCCTACTAACTATCGCATTTTTCTGTATAACTTAATGAAAGAAGTTCCTTCATTAAAAGATGATTTTAAGTTTCCAAAAATAGGTTTAAGGTTACTCAAGCAAATACCTATGCTGTTTTTTGGTGGAGAGGGGAGCAAAGTCTTTATGCATCACGATATAGACTGGGCAAATATCTTACACTTTCACTTTGAGGGTAAAAAGCAATGTGTGTTATTTCCTCCTAGTGAGACGCCACATCTTTACAAAGTACCTTATTCCCTCATCACCCGCGAGGATATCAACTTTGACGATCCAGATTATGATAAGTTTCCAAATCTCAAAAAAGCAAAAGGTTTTATTTGCCATCTTAATCACGGCGAGACACTGTATATGCCAGAAGGATACTGGCACTATATGAAATATGAAACTCCTGGATTTAGTATGAGTTTACGTGCGCTTCCGCGAAAAATGTCTAACCTTAGGAAAGCATTATACAATGTGTTCTATATGCGTCACTATGATAACTTTATGAGACGCCGAAAAGGACAGGCGTGGATAGATGAAAAAAATGAGCGAGCAATGTTATAA
- the bioB gene encoding biotin synthase BioB: MTEIRHNWTKEEILAIYNKPMMTLLYEAATTHREHHDPNTVQVSTLLSIKTGGCPEDCGYCPQAARYHTDIEGNDLMSVQQVKAQALRAKASGSSRVCMGAAWRNVKDGPEFDNVLEMVRTINKLDMEVCCTLGMVTENQAERLAEAGLYAYNHNLDTSEDYYKDVISTRAFEDRLDTISNVRKTNVTVCSGGIIGMGEAVEDRAGMLAALAKLDPQPESTPINALVAVPGTPMEDIDPISIWEMIRMVATTRIVLPQTQVRLSAGRTEMSREGQAMCFFAGANSIFAGDKLLTTPNPDVNEDMKMFDLLGLTPQKPFVKKAQPESVEAVDSKFESLGEKPKWSRPGHKIERNEEAKLAGKALK; the protein is encoded by the coding sequence ATGACAGAAATAAGACACAACTGGACCAAAGAGGAAATACTCGCTATTTATAATAAACCTATGATGACGCTTTTATATGAAGCGGCAACTACCCATCGCGAGCATCACGATCCAAATACGGTACAAGTTTCTACCCTTTTATCTATAAAAACTGGTGGATGTCCAGAAGACTGTGGGTACTGCCCGCAAGCGGCAAGATACCATACAGATATAGAAGGTAATGACCTTATGTCTGTACAACAAGTAAAAGCACAGGCTTTACGTGCAAAGGCGTCTGGAAGTTCACGCGTATGTATGGGAGCAGCCTGGCGTAATGTAAAAGACGGACCAGAATTTGATAACGTACTAGAGATGGTACGTACCATAAACAAGCTAGATATGGAAGTGTGCTGTACCTTAGGTATGGTGACAGAAAATCAAGCAGAGCGTCTAGCTGAGGCTGGATTATATGCATACAATCACAACCTTGACACCTCAGAAGATTATTATAAAGATGTCATTTCTACGAGAGCTTTTGAAGATCGTCTAGATACGATTTCTAACGTGCGTAAAACTAATGTGACCGTATGTTCTGGAGGAATCATAGGTATGGGAGAAGCTGTAGAAGATAGAGCAGGAATGCTTGCAGCACTTGCAAAGCTTGACCCACAGCCAGAGTCTACACCTATTAATGCACTTGTGGCAGTACCAGGTACACCTATGGAAGATATAGACCCTATATCTATCTGGGAGATGATACGTATGGTTGCAACTACAAGAATAGTATTACCACAAACGCAGGTGAGACTATCTGCAGGAAGAACAGAGATGAGTAGAGAAGGACAGGCTATGTGCTTCTTTGCAGGAGCAAACTCCATCTTTGCTGGTGATAAACTACTTACTACACCTAATCCAGATGTAAATGAGGATATGAAAATGTTTGATCTATTAGGTCTTACTCCTCAAAAGCCTTTTGTTAAAAAAGCACAGCCAGAATCTGTAGAAGCAGTAGATTCTAAATTTGAATCACTTGGAGAAAAACCAAAATGGTCACGCCCAGGACACAAAATAGAGCGCAACGAAGAGGCAAAACTTGCCGGAAAAGCGCTTAAGTAG
- a CDS encoding beta-ketoacyl synthase N-terminal-like domain-containing protein, translated as MKTPIAITGLGSISPLGSNAEEQWNAYQETTTKIAWEEELEAFTARLTPEGQKAIQAIRREDKNYLRIDPSVLYALYAGRIAVAQAGWKDGDFGINVGSSRGATQLFEKFFETYKERNIVPTQASPSTTLGNISSWLANDLKSTGPDISHSITCSTALHALLNGVAWLQSGMAKKFLVGGSEAALTPFTIAQIRAMKLTPTEEGTSAYPNMALNLFKKKNTMVLGEAAAVACLELGKKKNALAYVTAVGYATEMLDHAVSISDEGLCFQKSMKMALGKTDLSEIDAIVMHAPGTLKGDTSEMGAVKAVFGEELPMLTTNKWKIGHTFGASGLLSLELAINMLQEQRFIGVPYLKDKTKDQALNKILVNAVGFGGNAVSIIVEKA; from the coding sequence TTGAAAACTCCTATAGCTATAACCGGTCTAGGTTCTATCTCTCCATTAGGTTCAAATGCTGAAGAGCAGTGGAACGCATACCAAGAAACAACTACAAAAATTGCTTGGGAAGAAGAGCTAGAAGCATTTACTGCAAGGTTAACACCAGAGGGCCAAAAAGCTATTCAGGCTATACGTCGAGAAGATAAAAACTATTTAAGAATTGATCCATCTGTACTATATGCTCTTTATGCAGGTAGAATTGCTGTAGCGCAAGCAGGGTGGAAAGATGGAGATTTTGGTATAAACGTAGGTTCTTCAAGAGGTGCAACACAACTTTTTGAAAAGTTTTTTGAAACATATAAAGAACGAAACATCGTTCCTACACAGGCATCACCATCTACTACGCTAGGTAATATTTCATCTTGGCTAGCAAATGATTTAAAATCTACTGGACCAGACATATCGCACTCTATAACGTGCAGTACTGCTTTGCACGCTTTATTAAATGGCGTGGCGTGGTTACAATCTGGAATGGCAAAAAAATTCTTAGTAGGAGGTTCTGAGGCGGCACTTACACCGTTTACCATTGCACAAATAAGAGCAATGAAACTCACACCTACAGAAGAGGGTACGAGTGCATATCCTAATATGGCGCTTAACCTCTTTAAAAAGAAAAACACAATGGTGTTAGGAGAAGCTGCAGCAGTAGCTTGTCTCGAGTTAGGAAAAAAGAAAAATGCACTTGCATATGTAACTGCAGTAGGGTATGCTACAGAGATGCTAGACCACGCGGTGTCTATATCTGACGAGGGTCTTTGCTTCCAGAAATCTATGAAAATGGCACTGGGCAAAACAGATCTTTCTGAGATAGATGCTATTGTTATGCACGCACCAGGTACACTTAAAGGCGATACCTCTGAAATGGGCGCTGTAAAAGCCGTTTTTGGTGAAGAGTTACCTATGCTTACTACAAACAAGTGGAAAATAGGCCACACCTTTGGCGCAAGTGGTTTGTTAAGTTTAGAGCTCGCTATAAATATGTTGCAAGAGCAACGTTTTATAGGTGTTCCATACCTCAAGGATAAAACAAAAGATCAAGCTCTTAACAAGATTCTTGTAAACGCTGTAGGTTTTGGAGGTAATGCCGTGAGTATTATCGTAGAGAAAGCTTAG
- a CDS encoding cytochrome c oxidase assembly factor Coa1 family protein, translating into MDNQNELIEKPSWWKRNWKWAVPVGGCLSIVVIGVILIVGGVFAFANKIKTASGSDEALAQVQSNQEVIAVLGEPIESDGFGSFNISFNNGEKRTNATTPIKGPNGTGVIHIITSGEDDEKVYEVYNVTIDDSDQVIDLAPLLLEDN; encoded by the coding sequence ATGGATAATCAAAATGAACTTATAGAGAAGCCTAGCTGGTGGAAACGCAACTGGAAATGGGCTGTACCCGTAGGAGGATGCCTCTCTATAGTCGTAATAGGAGTCATATTAATAGTAGGTGGCGTATTTGCTTTTGCAAATAAAATCAAAACAGCTTCTGGAAGTGATGAGGCGCTAGCTCAAGTACAATCTAACCAAGAAGTGATTGCTGTACTAGGGGAACCTATAGAAAGTGACGGTTTTGGGAGTTTTAATATCTCTTTTAACAATGGAGAAAAAAGAACTAATGCGACAACTCCCATAAAAGGCCCTAACGGAACTGGCGTCATACATATCATCACTAGTGGTGAGGATGATGAGAAAGTGTATGAGGTTTATAATGTCACTATAGATGACAGTGACCAAGTGATTGACCTAGCGCCACTACTGCTAGAAGACAACTAG